The Pochonia chlamydosporia 170 chromosome 3, whole genome shotgun sequence genome contains the following window.
AGATGGGCAGGatgcctcatcaacaacagcccACAAATCAGCCATCCGTCTCCTATATTAGACTAACTGACAATGGTGGCGATTCCTCATTTCCCCGAGTAGGTGGACTGAGCGTGATGCGGAGATGGGGGTCGATAGTGTTTGGtgtgatgggatggatgggatgaaaGGGAATGGCTTGACTCGATCAACTTTGATttctggtggtgttgatcATGGAGTCAATGGTTTGTGGGGAACGAGTTGTAAATCTTGATGCTCGGTGAAAGCATAGGGTAAGTGGGACGAAGTGGCAAAGTTGAAACTACTTTTGCATGAGCGAATTCTGGCACAAGTACAGTATAGGATGCAGTAGGCCGTACAGTACATCAATGACGATACTGATGTTTTAATGCTCTTTGAGGGAAATCACGAAAGTCGATGATGTTTCCAATTTTGTGTCGTCGGACAGCTACACCAAAACATGGAACATAATACAGTACAAAATGCTTTCAACAGATACATACTCAGTCATGGATGGCACTAGTCCAAAAAGCCATTCTCGTTGTTCAAAAACGACATATGATGAAAAGCATACATAACTTCCCACCCTTAAATCTTTGAGCCCCTCCGAGTGAAATCGAGCCGAGTCACACATTCGCATTTCATTCCCCTTGAATCGTTTTACAACTTGGACGCAGGGCTAGGGGCACCAACCTGCGTAATCTCATTGTAGAGCAACCTGTTTCAAGATATTAGCCTCAAATTGTGAAACGTGACGACCAAGCGTCATGTGCAGTAAACTACCCTGTACGATTTATCTCGCAGGGTAAAAAGTAAAATGCACTTTGCAATATCTCGATTGGATGTATGAGCAATGAATGTAAGGGGTAATAAACTTACGTTGTTAGGAAATCGGCGTAATCCTCACCAGTGACCTGGCCTGCGAAATATTGAGCAGCAAGGTGGAACTTGTTGCTCTTGGGGGCCTTGGAGGCCAACTGGTCGGCCTGCTCTTTGAGGAGTTTAAGAGCGTAGGCTTTGTCGACGCGTTTCCCTTCGGCGGTAGAGACGCCGTGCTTGACCCATTGCCAGAGCTGGGAGCGGGAGACTTCAGCGGTGGCAGCGTCCTCCCTGTACATTGTTAGTCTGTGTTACCTCATCCGTagatgttggtgagcttACATGAGGTAGTTGATGGGGACGCATCCCACTCCACGGATCCAGGCCTCCATGTAGCCCAGCCCAATGTTGAGGTTCTTCCTGATACCTTCCTCGGTAATGCTACCGGGGACATTCATATTCAGCAAGTCATTCTGACCAATCTGAACATCCTCCCTCCGCACAAACAGCTGATTAGGCGTAGGCAtgtgcttgttgaagatttcAGTAGCGATGCTCGCCAGCGCAGGGTGAGCAACCCAGGTGCCGTCGTGGCCGGCCCGCACCTCACGCAGCTTGTCGGCGCGCACATTCTCCATGGCCTTGTCGTTGGCCTGcttgtcgtccttgatggGGATCTGGGCGGCCATGCCGCCCATGGCGTGGACGCCGCGCTTGTGGCACGTCTGGATGAGCAGCTTCACGTAGGCGTCCATGAAGGGGACCGTCATGGTGACGCAGGAGCGGTCGGGGAGCACAAAGTTGGGGTTCTGGCGGAACTTCTTGATGGTGCTGAAGATGTAGTCCCAGCGGCCGCAGTTGAGGCCGGAGCTGTGGTCGCGCAGCTCGTAGATGATCTCGTCCATCTCAaaggcggcgaggatggtCTCGATGAGCACGGTGCCGCGGATGGTGCCGCGCGGCATGCCGATGTAGTCCTGGGCGAGGTTGAAGACGTCGTTCCACAGACGCGCCTCGAGGTGGCTCTCCATCTTGGGGAGGTAGAAGTAAGGGCCGTAGCCGCGGCGCTGCAGCTCGTAGGCGTTGTGGAAGAAGTACAGGCCAAAGTCGAAGAGGCCGCCGGAGATGGGCTCGCCGTCGACGGTGACGTGCTTCTCGTCGAGGTGCCAGCCTCGCGGGCGGACGATGAGCGTGGGAAGCTTCTTGTCGGTGCGGAGCTTGTACTCCTTTTGGCCTTGCTTGAAGTCGACCTGCCGACGGTTGGCGTCGTACAGGTTGACTTGGCCGTTGATCATGTTTTCCCAGGTAGGGGCGCTGGAGTCTGTTGTTGTTAGTATCGGTTCACTTCACTTATCGTGGGATTGATTATATCTCGGCATCTGGTTCGGCTGTGGCTTCACATTACCGAGGGAATGGTGTATAAGCCGGAAGCAGCAACATTTGCCAACCGCCAGATGTGCAATTGAATTCAGAAGACGGGAAAATGAAAAGATCCAGGTCAAAGTGTGAAAACTGGGTTAAAGAAAACTTACCCTCAAAATCAGCCATATACGTATAAACTTCAGCATTCAACGCATTCACAACCATCTTCCTGTCCGTCGGCCCCGTAATCTCAACCCGACGATCCACCAGTCCAGGAGCAGGCGGCGCTCCCTTCCAAGTAGCATTCTCACGAATGTGCTTCGTCTCGGGCAAGAAGTCGGGCAAGACGCCGCGGTCAATCTCGGCCTGGCGGATCTTGCGACGCTCCAGCAGCTGCTTGCGGGTGGCGTTGAAGGAGCGGTGCAAAAGGGCAAGGAAGGCAAGGGCCTGGGGCGTCAGGATCTTGCGGTGAATCTCGTCAACTTTGCCGTTGACGGAGACGCCCTGGAGGATGGTGTCGGTGGCAGCCATTGTGTTGTGTGAGTTGTGAGACCGAAGAtgtggtgggtggtggtttgagCCGGCTGAGCGGAGCTTCAAGATGGATTGTAGAAACTCTGCTTGACGAGGAGTTTCAGTCGTCCACTTGTCAAGGGATGTGAGATGAGAGAAGAGTTgaataaaaaaaaagggaagagTGGTTGGTGGTAGGCGAGAATTGCCGGGTTGGCTGGAAATAGAAGAGTGGTATCCGTGGTTTCGTCACAGCTTTTGGAGGCGCGGTTCCGGAATCTGAGAGCTTTCACGTGTCAACGTCATGAGCTAGTTGTTTGGACATACCCGAGCGCTCTGCCACCCAAAGGAGTAGGTTGGCAGCGGCAAGCAAGGAGCAAGGAGCAAGTATTGGATTTTGGAGTCGAACCCACCTGGTAGCGGAATTGATCAATTGGTTAAAACGTAGCTTTGTGTGTATCAAGTTGATGAGTTTGTTAGATCGGTGAGTACGCTCGGCAACCGTCAATGCAAGATGTCACTTGGCAAGGTGAAGCGGGAATAGAAGAGtaaaaaagaaaaagaagctACGTAATGTACCACACCCGTCTTTATTATATGTAGCAAAAGGTCGCCCCCATTGATAGACCGGTTAGGTCTGGCCAGCTTTATTCATTTGAAGCTACCAGACGCATTCAccctggtctggttggtctggttcacGATGGCCTCCGTTTCTCGGCAGCCATCGGTCTGCGCTCGGATGGACGGAGATAAATTGGTTCAGAGGCGAATTGCCATCCGTATGAGACTACAATGTACGTACTTAAGTAAATTAGAACCCAAAATCGAGTGAGTGCTACCTGTTTGGCTGGCTTGATAGCTTCGACTTGGGCTATTTGCGATGTGGGAGGTGGGAGGCTGGACGGCTCAGTGTCCAAGTTGGTGGGGATACATGAAGCTTGCAGGTGGCACATGTAGCGGCGTAACTGACAAAAGTACACTTTGGCGTGTTTACCAGCATCCCCACACGTAAATTAAGCCGCGTTACAAGCAACTTGATATCCTGTACATTTTAATGCAGGGCGTCATCGGAGCCAACGCGGGGTAGCGCAGCACCTACCAGCCCAGTAATGGCCCAGTAATGGCCCAGTCTCGGCTCAAGCACCGTCGGCAACAGGCCATTGGCCGCTGAAACACACTATGACAGCGCTGCACGGAGCACTGTAACCAGCTCTCACTCTCTGGCGGTAAATGCAACTGCACTGACGGCCGGCGGCGGGCGTCGACAACCGGCCATGATCCAACGGGCCCTGCCGAGCATCTCTGCGCAATGCCTCGCTCGCAAACGGCCTGATCCAGAGCCCTGACATCAATTCATCCTCACCAGCCTGCTCATTTCTTTATCTACCTCCGCTGATATCCTTTAAATTTTTTTCCATTTTCTCCACCGCTCAAATCATCTTTATCAAGCACCACAACCAGAAAATGCTGTCTGGCAGGAACAACCACGGCACTTCCTCAACACCTCGGCCAGCCCACAATTCCGCGAAACCACTTGCCTCTGCCATTCGtgacttgacaatgacgcATTGCCATGGCATACATTCATTGTCCACCAACGTCAACTTCGGCT
Protein-coding sequences here:
- a CDS encoding malate synthase (similar to Aspergillus terreus NIH2624 XP_001209812.1): MAATDTILQGVSVNGKVDEIHRKILTPQALAFLALLHRSFNATRKQLLERRKIRQAEIDRGVLPDFLPETKHIRENATWKGAPPAPGLVDRRVEITGPTDRKMVVNALNAEVYTYMADFEDSSAPTWENMINGQVNLYDANRRQVDFKQGQKEYKLRTDKKLPTLIVRPRGWHLDEKHVTVDGEPISGGLFDFGLYFFHNAYELQRRGYGPYFYLPKMESHLEARLWNDVFNLAQDYIGMPRGTIRGTVLIETILAAFEMDEIIYELRDHSSGLNCGRWDYIFSTIKKFRQNPNFVLPDRSCVTMTVPFMDAYVKLLIQTCHKRGVHAMGGMAAQIPIKDDKQANDKAMENVRADKLREVRAGHDGTWVAHPALASIATEIFNKHMPTPNQLFVRREDVQIGQNDLLNMNVPGSITEEGIRKNLNIGLGYMEAWIRGVGCVPINYLMEDAATAEVSRSQLWQWVKHGVSTAEGKRVDKAYALKLLKEQADQLASKAPKSNKFHLAAQYFAGQVTGEDYADFLTTLLYNEITQVGAPSPASKL